Genomic window (Cellulosilyticum lentocellum DSM 5427):
ATTTTACTATAAATATAAATATTCATCAATGCAATAATACTATGACAAGTATTCTGCTTAAAACAAAAAGCCAAAAGGACCTTTATCCTTTTGGCTTTTCAATTTAACTTACTTTATAACATAATAGCGTAATCATAGGCTTTATCTTCTTTTATCATTTGCTCTATTACCTTAGCTGCATCTTGGTTTTTCTCTAAGACACATTCGTTCAGCCAATAAGCGATTGCATCACCACGATAACAAACGCCACAATGTGTATCATCTATCCAAAAAGGATGATTAATACTTTCATCATAAATCCAGTTATTAAACCTTCTAATAAGCGTATCCATATCTAATGATACACCATCCGGACAATAAATATAATCTGCATCATAATCAAAATCTACTTTGATAACCATCTGTTTGTTCCTCCTTATTTTCATTATCCATTTCCGTCTTCATTGCCTATTGGCACTTATTCTTAGCTTTCCCATTTTATATACGCACATACGTTTTATCACCTTTATAACTTAGGAAATACTTACTTATTTTATATCCAATACCAACACAGATTACTAAAACAAGTCCTAGTAAAACAAAGGTCACTTTCAATCCAACTAAATCACCTATTACTCCTGATAGTGGAAAAAATAAAATCATCATAATAGAAAACGCCATGCTTTGTACTGAAATTAAAGTAGCTCGTTGTTTTGAAGGTATGAGTTTGTTCATAGCTCCACTACTAATCGGTTGTAAAACAGCTGTTAATCCACCTATAAAGCAAAATAGCACTATACTAAACCACTGCTCACTCCAATAAAAGCCTACCATACATACCGCTATGAGTAAAGCTACTATAGTTGTAGTATGGTGCCTTAATTTCTTAACTAAGTAATTAGAGGCCAAAGCCCCTCCTCCAGCTAAAACACTATTGAGTAAGAAAATAATGGCAATGCCTACTTTACTCACTCCTTGTTCTGCAAAATACTGCTGTCCATAGAAATAAATAATAGCTGAAATCGCTAAAATGATTGGATAATAGACTAGCAAAAAGGCTAGTTCCATATTAGCTTTAATAAGCTGCATAGTTAACTTAAAGTGCACTCTAAAACTAACTTTTTCCTCTTTTTCATAAATAAGAGCTTCTTCAAAACCTAAAGCTAATAACAGTGCCACTATAGTAAAAATAATAGCAATACTATAGCTTAACAGGTACGATCTTTCAGCTAGTAATGCGCCTAAAAAAGCACCTATACCTTGAGTCACTTCTATAATAAAATTCAAACGACCATTTACTTTAACATACTGTTCTTCTTTTCCAAGTTGCTTTAAGCTATCATAAACCAGTGCTTCTTCTGAGCCTGAGCTTAGATTGAAAGAAGCGGCTGAAAAAATGAAGCTTATCGCAAAACCCCAAAAACCATTAGCACTAATCATTAGAAGGGTGGCTATTAAAGCACTTATCCTACTTAATACAATTGTTTTCTTTCTACCTAATAAATCCGCTATAGCACCTGTTGGAATCTCGAAGAGCATACTAGTCAAATGAAATATGCCTTCTAAAAGTCCAATCTCAGCTAAATTCATCCCTCTATAAGCTAAATATAACACCCAAATGGAACTCGTCATATCCATGCACTTAATGCCAGTATAAATATAATTAATAAAAATATTTCTTTGTATACGTTTCATATTTCGCTCCTATTTTTCTCTGTTTTATTGGTTTCTTTTTTGCACAATAAAAGAGGTCCTTCTTTTGAAGAAACCTCTTTAGAGTTGGAGCTACTTACCTAAAAAAAGCTTAATGTCATCACTTTTTTCTAAAAAAAGGCATAGTATCCCCAACCCACAGTAACATACCTGTTTTTGACATACTGCTACTTGCCATTGGGGTGTATCCTTGTTTGATAGCAAAAAGTTTCATAACATAAGCTCCTTTCTTTTTTATCACTATGTTTGCATTGTACTATATCACATTGTCAAATACAATGCTTATTCTTTTATAGCTGATAAAATCTTTTCGTAATAATTTTCTTCCAGTACCTTGGCTGAATAGTAAAACTTAGCATCTACTGTATCAATCATATCTCTTACATAATCTTCATCTACATCAGCACCTATAGCTGTGGTAAACTCCTTGGTTAAGGCATTATAACGCCCTTTACCTGTAATAAAGTTACGACTATAAAGCATCACTAATGGCTCTGAAGAAGAGAAAATATCTGTTCCTACAAATAATCTAGAATCATACTCAAGGCCCATTAAGTTAGATAAGGTT
Coding sequences:
- a CDS encoding MFS transporter encodes the protein MKRIQRNIFINYIYTGIKCMDMTSSIWVLYLAYRGMNLAEIGLLEGIFHLTSMLFEIPTGAIADLLGRKKTIVLSRISALIATLLMISANGFWGFAISFIFSAASFNLSSGSEEALVYDSLKQLGKEEQYVKVNGRLNFIIEVTQGIGAFLGALLAERSYLLSYSIAIIFTIVALLLALGFEEALIYEKEEKVSFRVHFKLTMQLIKANMELAFLLVYYPIILAISAIIYFYGQQYFAEQGVSKVGIAIIFLLNSVLAGGGALASNYLVKKLRHHTTTIVALLIAVCMVGFYWSEQWFSIVLFCFIGGLTAVLQPISSGAMNKLIPSKQRATLISVQSMAFSIMMILFFPLSGVIGDLVGLKVTFVLLGLVLVICVGIGYKISKYFLSYKGDKTYVRI